In Bacillota bacterium, a single window of DNA contains:
- a CDS encoding ABC transporter ATP-binding protein — protein MIALKVIWRLLAARPYLYLLDVVLWTSVHALPLLPALLLRQTLDRLFAGDYLSPIQNFAIAMLAYALVRVVVITAGAATDAVHRFHTSSLLRYNVMRRIFLRPGAASLSVPPGEALDSIRDDATHLEYTVSWIADFLGELLFGVVAIAILAGINARVTVVVFLPLLVIGVIYNIASQALEKYRVATRDAAARVTGVMGEVFSAIQSLQMAQAEDRAANRLRELNTTRATLALRERKYNHGLEFLSNGTFSIGSAAILWVAGRELGGTSFTVGDFALFVSYLDSVTGIVEFYGYFVAFIQQGNVAVRRLAALCEDKISELTRTEHWQREAKVTERSRVPLQTLAVKGLSYIYPQSATGVTNISFDIAAGSLVAITGRMGSGKTTLLRAILGQLPGNGAVYWNEQPVTVPNEVLVPPNVAYVRQSPILFSGTLRDNLAMGGKFSDDDLRQALRKADFSTDLAALTEGLDTIVGVRGVKLSGGQVQRVAAARAIIHQPELLVFDDLSSALDVRTEENLWRSLFGEESRGTYLVVSHRPQVLRRADKIIVLKDGRVEDSGSYDDLVKRCEEFRRLLGEEA, from the coding sequence ATGATCGCGCTCAAAGTTATATGGCGACTCCTCGCAGCACGCCCCTACCTGTACTTGCTTGACGTTGTGCTGTGGACAAGTGTTCATGCCCTGCCGCTCTTGCCAGCACTCCTGCTTCGGCAAACGCTCGATCGTCTTTTTGCGGGGGACTACTTGTCCCCCATACAAAACTTTGCCATCGCTATGCTTGCTTACGCCCTGGTGCGTGTGGTAGTCATTACTGCCGGAGCAGCTACTGATGCCGTGCATCGCTTTCACACCAGTTCGCTCTTGCGCTACAATGTTATGCGCAGAATCTTCTTGCGGCCGGGGGCGGCCTCATTGAGTGTGCCCCCCGGCGAGGCGCTCGACAGCATCAGAGACGATGCCACTCACCTTGAGTACACCGTTAGCTGGATCGCCGATTTTCTAGGGGAGCTGTTATTTGGTGTTGTGGCTATCGCCATCCTGGCAGGCATCAATGCTCGCGTCACCGTCGTGGTCTTCTTGCCGCTCTTAGTCATCGGCGTAATCTACAATATTGCCTCGCAAGCTTTAGAGAAGTATCGCGTCGCTACGCGGGACGCTGCAGCGCGGGTAACAGGGGTCATGGGGGAAGTGTTCTCCGCCATACAGTCTCTGCAGATGGCCCAAGCCGAAGATAGGGCGGCAAATCGCTTGCGTGAACTCAATACCACACGTGCAACACTGGCCTTACGCGAACGCAAGTATAATCATGGGCTTGAATTCTTGTCTAACGGCACCTTTAGTATTGGCAGCGCGGCCATTCTGTGGGTGGCCGGAAGAGAGCTGGGGGGCACAAGTTTTACGGTGGGTGATTTTGCCCTGTTCGTCAGCTACCTAGATAGCGTGACTGGTATTGTAGAATTTTACGGTTACTTTGTCGCCTTTATTCAGCAGGGCAATGTTGCCGTGAGGCGGCTCGCGGCACTGTGTGAAGACAAAATCTCTGAGCTTACGCGCACAGAGCACTGGCAGCGAGAGGCAAAAGTAACGGAGCGCTCTCGTGTTCCGTTGCAGACGCTTGCGGTCAAAGGGCTGTCCTACATCTATCCGCAAAGCGCAACCGGGGTCACAAATATCTCCTTTGATATTGCAGCTGGTTCGCTCGTGGCTATCACAGGGCGCATGGGCAGTGGTAAGACTACCCTACTCCGAGCCATTCTCGGACAATTGCCAGGCAACGGCGCGGTTTACTGGAACGAGCAGCCGGTCACCGTGCCAAACGAAGTGCTTGTGCCACCCAATGTGGCCTATGTACGACAATCGCCTATCCTCTTTAGCGGCACCTTGCGAGATAATCTAGCCATGGGGGGTAAGTTTTCTGATGATGACTTGCGCCAGGCCCTGCGTAAGGCTGACTTTAGCACCGACCTCGCCGCTTTGACCGAGGGCCTTGATACCATTGTGGGTGTGCGGGGCGTTAAGTTGTCGGGTGGGCAGGTGCAGCGAGTCGCAGCCGCACGTGCCATTATCCACCAACCGGAGCTATTGGTCTTTGATGACCTGTCTTCCGCCCTTGATGTTCGGACAGAGGAGAATTTGTGGCGCAGTCTCTTTGGCGAGGAATCCCGCGGAACATACCTAGTCGTATCGCACCGCCCACAAGTCCTGCGCAGGGCAGACAAAATAATTGTGCTTAAAGATGGGCGTGTCGAAGACTCAGGTTCCTACGACGACCTCGTCAAGCGCTGCGAGGAATTTAGGCGTTTGCTCGGGGAAGAGGCCTAG